The genome window GCCAACACTCAGCCTACCGTCTCGAAGGAGGTTGAACGGTTTATGGGCGTCGTTAAAAACCTAGATCGGCTTACTCCCGAAGAGTACCAGCTTATTCGCCGATTCCTCGCGCGGCGCGAAACGATGTCGCTAGCGGCGTTTGCGGGCACCGCGGATGGGCTCGCACGTCCGCTCCTCGCCAAGCTAGAGATAGATACCCCCATCTACTATCAATTGCAGTTTGCTCACCTTCTCGAAGCCATTGTGAGACGCTATGCCGACGAACGCGGACTGCTTTAACAGTTGGCCGAATTGCGTGAGAGCGAGTTGAAGTGGTACAACAAGAAGGCGCCACATAGGACACATATGGGAAGTTCTCAATAGGGCGCGAACCTATCGTCAGAAAGGAGGTGCGGTGTTCTCGCCGTCTTTTCCATGGAAATAGACCCAGCCCGTGATAAGGTGGAATCCAGCCTAGAGATCGAAGAAGCTGCCGTTGAATCAACGGCGGCCGAACCCATTGCTTCCCCCTCCTGCGATAGATTACGACTACGAGATGGGCTGCTTATACTGCTCCTGCCACTGATTGGGTTGCTCGTCGGGTTACGCACGGTCGCCGTTGCCACTCTCCCTCACATCCTTACCCCCGACCCCGGCATCAACTATCAAGAGGTCACGGATAGGCTCCCCATCCCAGCACTGCTCAACTGGAACCTCACAATCGTTCAAAACCTCCTGGATCTACGGGACATGCCGTTCCCTCTCCTCATTCTTCTCGGCGTGGTCGGTGGCATCCTCCTTCTCTGTATCGCGCTTTGCCTCTTCAACCCAATCTACCGTCCGCTTGTGCTTGAACCTGCCACCAACCCTTCTCTTGCCGGTGCAAACCATCTGTCGGGCACGCTGCGTCTTCAGCAGCCAAAAAGGTTTTGGTACGTCGCTCTGTTGTGCGGGGTTCCGTTGCTTGGATTTTGGCTTCTCATCGGAGTGCTCATGCCGCCAGCGACTCCCGTCAGTAAATATATGCTAGTGGCTGCACCTTGGTCACCCCTATGGGCACTGCGTCTTATGGCGCTTGGAATGGCGCTGTGGGTTGGTCTGCATCCAGACGGGCTTCTTTGGAACGATTCTCTCACGGAGAAGAAACGCCTATTCTCTTACCAAAAACTGCTTGTGCGTGGGGCGCTCTGGGGGATCATCACCTGGGTTTTTACGCGCCTTACCGTGCCAAGTGGTCTTGAGCCGCTGCTCACCCGTCTACAGGCATTGGGAACCTTTAACACAGCGGAATGGCGTTGGGTGGTTTCGCACTACCTCTTCTCTGTTGGTGCTGCGTGGTTTGCCGCGGGGCTGTTTTTGCTGATTCTGGGTCGGCTTGGCCTCGCAACAAAAGCTCGCTTTGGGCTAACGGCGCTGGCCGTCGTCGCTTTCTGCATCTCCTTCTGGATTCAAAGACCCTTCTCCGCCTCCGCGTTGGCCCGGCGCTTTGACCTTCAGCCCGATGTTCTCAATGCCATTTCAGTTCCCTACAGCCCTCGTCGCCCCGGCTCCGGCGTGCCGGACGGGTTGGCTGCCGCGCAGGCTTTAGCCAGACGGCTCTATCTTCCGATGGGGCAAAACTCGGCCCGGCCGATGCGAAGTGTGCTGTTGTTTCAGCCCAGCGGGAACGTTATCAACGTGACACAGATGGGCTATACGATCAACGGCCTCAGCGCCACGCGCGAATCGGCTTTAAAAGCGAGAGACTTCCTCCTGAAGAGGCGCTATCATTCGGCACTTTCGTGGATCGCCACAGAACATCTCTGCGACTGCAGCACCTTACGGTTTGATACCACCAGCGCTCTCGACGTGCTGTTGAGCGACCTCTCCAATGGGCCTCATCTCAGCCGAGTGGGGTCGGTGGTGACAACGCTCTTTTTTATCTGCGCGGCGACACCTCAGAATCACGCCCTGCTCGATAAGTGGGCAAACCCGCAGAGTTTCGCCTGCCCCGACCGTTTCAGCAAACGTCTTATTGGCGACCTCTACCGAAGGTTTGGGGACGTTAAGAACGCTTTGAAATGGTATCGTGCCGCCGACATGCCCTCCACCTTCATGGCGCGTATTCGGGCCGAACGCCCGTTGTTTCATACCGGAACGGTCTACGGCATCCTCCGGCTTAATGGGCGGCCTTTGGCGGGAGTACGGGTAGGCATCATGCCTTGGCGGCTCAACGGTCTACCGCCTCTGCAAGAGGTTTTGTTGGCCAACGCCTTCCACGAGGTACTCGCCCCCAGCGGCAATGGGCCACTGTTCCCACCTTTCCACCCCATTCCCTTTGCCTTCCGATGGATCAGCGGCTCGGATGTAACGGACAGCAACGGCGCTTTTCGCATCCAAAATCTCACGGAAGGGCAGTATCGTGTGGTTGTGGAGCTGCCCCCTTCCATCCAACTCAATCCCCCCTTCGACCCCCGCATCCGGGTGATGAACCCGCCATTGCCCTTCTCCCTACACTATGCGAACCAGACCGTGAATCTCGGGATCATAGATATCTTTTACAGAGGGCCTGTTGCTACTCCTCGCTCGGCGACTCAATCGTTACCTTCAACATCCGGTCGCCCTGGCGCAGAGCCATGACATTTTCCAAACCCTCTATCACCTCTCCAAAAATAGCATATTTCATGTCGAGATGGGAGGCCGGTGCCAACGTAATGTAGAATTGACAGGAAGCGCTATTGGGGTCCTGGGCGCGTGCCATAGCCACCATTCCCACTTTGTTGTGCTTTAACTCTGGCGTGACCTCTAAGGGGATGGTGTGTCCAGCGTCCCCCGTCCCCGTGCCAAGTGGACAACCTCCCTGAATGACGAACCCTGGCACATACCGATGAAAAGTTAGCCCGTTGTAGAAACCCTTTTCGGCCAGCTCGATAAAGTTCTTGGTCGTAATAGGCGCCAGGCTTTCGTAAAGTCGAAAGCGAATGGTGCCTTTAGTTGTCTCTAAAACCGCAATGCGATCCGGCATCTCCGTTTTCCTTCCTCTTGTTCGTAGTAACAGTGTACCTGCTTTGCAAAGAAGAGGAAGATCGTGCCACGACGCGAGTTTGTTTGTGAAGTCTATGCACCTTTAGAGCGCGTTTGGGAGTTTCACAACAAGATTGACTCCCTTCTCTTACTAACTCCACCACAACTGCGGGCGCGCATTCTAGGCGAACGTCCTCCCATGCAAGAGGGCGCACTCTACGTGATCCGCGTGCTCCTCTTCGGTTTTATCCCTGTTATCATGAAAACACGCATTGTGGTGTACGAGCCGCCCTATGGCTTTACCGATCGGCAGGAGGCAGGGCCGTTTCGCCGATGGCAGCATAGGCATCGCTTTGAGGCGCTTGACCCGAATAAAACGCGCCTAAGCGATTCCGTGGAATATGAGGTGCCTATGGGATGGCTTGGAACGATAGCGGATCGCGCTTTTGTAAGGCGCAATGTGGAGGCGTTATTTGCCTATCGGCATCGGCGCACGAAGGAGATCTTAGAGCAAACATAAAAGCAGGGCAGCAATCCCCCCAATTGCTGCCCTGCACTGCGGCTCCAGCTCCGCATTAAGAACCGGTCTCCCTTTCCGGTCTGCGGAAGCGAGGCCTCCCAGACCACACGGGCGTCCCCCCAACGCACCGTGCGGCCGATGTACAATTATATTATAACACAGGTTAGCCAGATTTGACAAGTGTTTTGGGAAACTTTTTCAAAAATTTTTTTCGCCCTGTCTAGGTAGCTCCTTTTTCGGGAACAAGGCGCACTCCAAAGAGGTTGACAGCCCTCCAATGGGCGGCATCGGCAGCGCGGACGGTAAGCTCATAATCCCCAGCGTGGGGAACGGTAAGCGTTCCTACAGGCACATCCTTGGCATCGCCCCAGCCACCGGTGGCAGGCACCTGCAGCGTAAAGCGTTTATCGGCCATCTCTAGCGTGATAGCCGAGGGCGCCACCGCCGAAACGCGCGCCTCTATGCGATAAACGCCTGCCGGCAGATGCACCTTCCAAGACACCCAATCAGTGGGATCGTTCCAATAGCCTACATCCGACTTGCCGTAGTTATCTTCCACCTGTATCTGATTTCCATGAAGTTGGGCGTGATCGGCATCGAGCATGAGGCCGTTGGCGGTAATGGGCGGCTGGGAAGCTGGCCGGAGACCGGTTATTTTCAGCGTGTAGGCGTAGTCGCAAGGCTTTTGAGGGGG of Chthonomonas calidirosea T49 contains these proteins:
- a CDS encoding peptidylprolyl isomerase, whose protein sequence is MPDRIAVLETTKGTIRFRLYESLAPITTKNFIELAEKGFYNGLTFHRYVPGFVIQGGCPLGTGTGDAGHTIPLEVTPELKHNKVGMVAMARAQDPNSASCQFYITLAPASHLDMKYAIFGEVIEGLENVMALRQGDRMLKVTIESPSEE
- a CDS encoding SRPBCC family protein, giving the protein MPRREFVCEVYAPLERVWEFHNKIDSLLLLTPPQLRARILGERPPMQEGALYVIRVLLFGFIPVIMKTRIVVYEPPYGFTDRQEAGPFRRWQHRHRFEALDPNKTRLSDSVEYEVPMGWLGTIADRAFVRRNVEALFAYRHRRTKEILEQT